One window from the genome of [Clostridium] celerecrescens 18A encodes:
- a CDS encoding GGGtGRT protein, which translates to MALFESYERRIDKINSVLNSYGIASIEEAEKITKDAGLDVYEQVKKIQPICFENACWAYIVGAAIAIKKDCKKAADAAAAIGEGLQAFCIPGSVADQRKVGLGHGNLGKMLLEEETECFCFLAGHESFAAAEGAIGIAEKANKVRQKPLRVILNGLGKDAAQIISRINGFTYVETEMDYYSGEVKELWRKSYSEGLRAKVNCYGANDVTEGVAVMWKEGVDVSITGNSTNPTRFQHPVAGTYKKECSEKGKKYFSVASGGGTGRTLHPDNMAAGPASYGMTDTMGRMHSDAQFAGSSSVPAHVEMMGLIGMGNNPMVGATVAVAVGIEESAKEGKF; encoded by the coding sequence ATGGCATTATTTGAATCATATGAGAGAAGAATTGACAAAATCAATTCTGTATTAAACAGCTATGGCATTGCTTCTATTGAAGAAGCTGAAAAGATTACAAAAGATGCAGGTCTGGATGTATACGAGCAGGTAAAGAAGATCCAGCCGATCTGTTTTGAGAATGCCTGTTGGGCTTACATCGTTGGCGCAGCAATTGCAATCAAGAAAGACTGTAAAAAAGCGGCAGACGCAGCAGCAGCTATTGGAGAAGGTCTTCAGGCTTTCTGTATTCCAGGTTCCGTTGCCGACCAGCGTAAAGTAGGTCTGGGACACGGTAACTTAGGAAAGATGCTTCTGGAAGAAGAGACCGAGTGCTTCTGCTTTTTGGCAGGTCATGAGTCCTTTGCAGCAGCTGAAGGCGCAATTGGTATTGCTGAGAAGGCAAACAAGGTTCGTCAGAAACCATTAAGAGTTATTTTAAATGGTTTAGGAAAGGATGCAGCACAGATCATTTCCAGAATCAATGGATTTACATATGTAGAAACAGAGATGGATTATTACTCAGGCGAAGTAAAAGAGCTTTGGAGAAAGTCTTACTCAGAAGGCTTAAGAGCAAAAGTTAACTGCTACGGCGCTAACGATGTAACAGAAGGTGTTGCAGTTATGTGGAAGGAAGGCGTTGACGTTTCTATCACAGGAAACTCTACCAACCCAACCAGATTCCAGCATCCGGTAGCAGGAACCTATAAGAAAGAATGTTCAGAGAAGGGCAAGAAGTACTTTTCCGTAGCATCCGGCGGCGGTACAGGACGTACCCTTCATCCGGATAACATGGCAGCAGGCCCAGCTTCCTACGGTATGACTGATACTATGGGACGTATGCACTCTGATGCTCAGTTCGCAGGTTCTTCTTCCGTTCCAGCTCATGTGGAAATGATGGGTCTGATCGGTATGGGAAATAACCCTATGGTCGGAGCTACCGTTGCTGTAGCTGTAGGAATTGAAGAGAGTGCAAAAGAAGGTAAATTCTAA
- a CDS encoding C40 family peptidase produces MKRKMQNMYERNRKMIKKLLCGLLVSAMVCGQTVPAWATSKAEKEKQEAQKKLEEANKKAQEAEGKKSAAQNQVSKLTSDLTALLADIKVLESDMASKEAEIKQAELDYAAAKKEEEKQYSSMKKRIQYMYEKGDTEYLDIFLQVKNMSDLLNKAEYVEGIYTYDRNMLITYQETKQKVADYKSDLEEDKAEMEVMELEYKEQQSALETLISTKKKEVSNFDSQLAQAKQDAAVYAQTVAKKNEEIRKAKEEEARKKAAEEARKKAEEDARKKAAANTSSKPKSSNANNKYTGPSASKSSGGSAEGRAVADYGLQFVGNPYVFGGTSLTNGTDCSGFVLSVYKKFGYSLPRSSSEQRSAGREVSYSEAQPGDLICYAGHIGIYIGNGQIVHASSPSTGIKVGNATYRTILSVRRIV; encoded by the coding sequence ATGAAACGAAAAATGCAGAATATGTATGAAAGAAACAGGAAAATGATTAAAAAGCTTCTCTGCGGCCTGTTGGTAAGTGCAATGGTCTGCGGCCAGACTGTTCCCGCCTGGGCCACGTCAAAAGCAGAAAAAGAAAAGCAGGAAGCGCAAAAGAAACTGGAAGAGGCAAATAAAAAAGCCCAGGAAGCGGAAGGCAAAAAGAGTGCTGCCCAGAATCAGGTATCGAAGCTGACTTCTGATCTGACTGCTCTTTTGGCAGATATCAAAGTTCTGGAAAGTGATATGGCCAGCAAGGAAGCAGAGATCAAGCAGGCAGAACTGGACTATGCAGCGGCTAAGAAAGAGGAAGAAAAGCAGTACTCTTCCATGAAGAAGCGAATCCAGTACATGTATGAGAAGGGGGATACAGAATATCTGGATATTTTCCTTCAGGTAAAGAACATGTCTGATCTTCTTAATAAGGCGGAATACGTAGAAGGAATTTATACATATGACCGGAACATGCTGATCACTTACCAGGAGACAAAGCAGAAGGTGGCCGATTATAAGTCTGACCTGGAAGAGGACAAGGCTGAGATGGAAGTCATGGAGCTGGAGTACAAGGAACAGCAATCTGCACTTGAGACACTGATCTCCACGAAGAAAAAAGAAGTTTCCAATTTCGACAGCCAGCTTGCACAAGCCAAGCAGGATGCGGCGGTTTATGCTCAGACGGTTGCAAAGAAGAATGAGGAGATCCGCAAGGCGAAAGAAGAGGAGGCCAGAAAGAAGGCAGCCGAAGAAGCCAGGAAAAAGGCGGAGGAAGATGCCAGAAAGAAAGCTGCGGCTAACACCAGCTCAAAACCCAAGTCATCCAATGCCAACAACAAGTACACCGGACCGTCTGCCTCCAAAAGTAGCGGGGGATCAGCGGAGGGGCGTGCGGTTGCGGATTACGGACTTCAGTTTGTGGGGAACCCCTATGTATTTGGAGGTACCAGCCTGACGAATGGTACGGACTGCTCCGGGTTTGTACTGTCTGTGTACAAGAAATTCGGCTACTCCCTGCCAAGAAGCTCTTCGGAGCAGCGCTCTGCAGGGCGTGAGGTATCCTATTCTGAAGCCCAGCCGGGAGACCTGATCTGCTATGCAGGCCATATAGGAATTTATATCGGCAATGGACAAATTGTACATGCCAGCTCCCCGTCGACCGGAATTAAGGTAGGAAATGCCACCTACCGGACGATTCTATCCGTCAGAAGAATTGTATAG
- a CDS encoding iron-sulfur cluster assembly scaffold protein, translating to MIYSQEVEEMCTVAQGVHHGAAPIPEEAKWVKSREVKDISGLTHGVGWCAPQQGACKLTLNVKEGIIQEALVETIGCSGMTHSAAMAAEILPGLTVLEALNTDLVCDAINTAMRELFLQIAYGRTQSAFSEDGLPVGAGLEDLGKGLRSQVGTMYGTLKKGPRYLEMAEGYVTGIALDEEDQIIGYQFVSLGKMTDFIKKGDDPTTAWEKAKGQYGRVAEAAKIIDPRHE from the coding sequence ATGATTTATTCACAGGAAGTAGAAGAGATGTGCACAGTGGCACAGGGCGTTCATCACGGCGCTGCTCCAATCCCAGAAGAAGCAAAATGGGTAAAATCTAGAGAAGTTAAAGATATCTCCGGTCTGACACATGGCGTTGGCTGGTGTGCTCCTCAGCAGGGTGCATGCAAGCTGACTCTTAACGTTAAAGAGGGTATTATCCAGGAAGCATTAGTAGAGACTATCGGCTGCTCCGGTATGACACATTCCGCTGCTATGGCAGCAGAGATTCTGCCAGGACTGACCGTTTTAGAAGCATTAAATACAGACCTTGTTTGTGACGCAATCAACACCGCTATGAGAGAATTATTCTTACAGATCGCATACGGCAGAACACAGAGTGCATTTTCTGAGGATGGACTTCCGGTAGGTGCGGGACTGGAAGACTTAGGAAAGGGTCTCCGTTCACAGGTTGGTACCATGTACGGAACATTAAAGAAAGGTCCTCGTTACTTAGAGATGGCGGAAGGCTATGTAACCGGTATCGCTCTGGATGAAGAAGATCAGATCATTGGCTATCAGTTCGTAAGCCTTGGAAAGATGACTGACTTTATCAAGAAGGGTGATGACCCGACGACTGCTTGGGAAAAGGCAAAAGGACAGTATGGACGCGTTGCCGAAGCTGCTAAGATCATTGACCCAAGACATGAATAA
- a CDS encoding MATE family efflux transporter translates to MNKKIDLLNGHIFTSLTGLALPIMVTALVQMAYNLTDMAWIGFVGSPAVAAVGAGGMYVWLSQGVVALAKMGGQVKVAHALGKGDRKDAAVYASGSVQMGLLFALLYGVVTFFGAKPLIAFFGLNNVFVAYNAQVYLRITCGLIVFSFMNSIITGIMTAMGDSKTPLLANFIGLVLNMVLDPVLIFGVGPIKGLGVAGAAIATVMAQAVVTAVFLIAIRKDQVLFDKVKVFHKVPWDYMKAMIRIGFPASVQNLIYTSISMILTRFVTGFGDIAVAVLRVGGQIESISWMTADGFAAAINSFVGQNYGAGQYGRVKKGYFTAIGVMFVWGLFCSALLIGLPEHIFGLFIHEPEVIPMGVRYLVILGFCQMFMCIELTTVGALSGLGRTLLCSVISVLFTSARIPLAMILSSTALGLDGIWWAFTISSIIKGILFFISFLVVAGKLPQDKHQARLEAELE, encoded by the coding sequence ATGAATAAAAAAATTGATTTATTAAATGGACATATTTTTACATCATTGACCGGCCTGGCCCTTCCCATCATGGTCACGGCCCTGGTGCAGATGGCTTATAATCTGACGGATATGGCCTGGATCGGGTTCGTCGGTTCCCCGGCTGTCGCCGCGGTCGGCGCAGGGGGCATGTATGTCTGGCTCTCCCAGGGCGTTGTTGCTCTGGCAAAAATGGGCGGCCAGGTAAAGGTAGCTCATGCGCTTGGAAAGGGAGACAGGAAGGATGCGGCAGTCTATGCTTCCGGCTCGGTTCAGATGGGGCTTTTGTTTGCACTGCTGTATGGAGTGGTGACGTTTTTCGGGGCAAAGCCTTTGATCGCCTTTTTTGGGTTAAATAATGTTTTTGTTGCATATAATGCCCAGGTTTATTTAAGGATTACCTGTGGATTGATTGTATTTTCCTTTATGAATTCGATTATTACCGGGATCATGACAGCGATGGGCGACAGCAAAACACCGCTGCTTGCGAATTTTATCGGCCTGGTTTTGAATATGGTACTGGATCCTGTCCTGATTTTTGGGGTGGGTCCGATCAAGGGCTTAGGAGTAGCGGGGGCGGCTATTGCCACGGTCATGGCCCAGGCAGTGGTTACCGCAGTATTCCTCATTGCCATTCGAAAGGACCAGGTGCTGTTTGATAAGGTGAAGGTGTTTCATAAGGTCCCCTGGGATTATATGAAAGCCATGATCCGGATCGGTTTCCCTGCTTCCGTTCAGAACCTTATTTATACCAGCATTTCCATGATTCTGACCCGGTTTGTGACCGGATTTGGAGATATTGCTGTGGCGGTGCTGCGGGTGGGCGGACAGATCGAATCCATATCGTGGATGACGGCAGATGGATTTGCAGCCGCCATTAATTCCTTTGTGGGCCAAAATTATGGAGCAGGTCAGTATGGAAGAGTGAAAAAGGGCTATTTTACGGCAATCGGAGTCATGTTTGTCTGGGGATTGTTCTGCTCAGCTCTTCTGATCGGCCTTCCCGAGCATATATTCGGGTTATTCATCCATGAACCAGAAGTTATTCCAATGGGAGTACGCTATCTTGTGATCCTGGGCTTTTGCCAGATGTTCATGTGCATTGAACTGACAACAGTAGGGGCGCTCTCCGGTCTTGGCAGGACTCTTCTCTGCTCGGTCATCAGCGTTTTATTTACTTCCGCCAGGATACCTCTTGCCATGATTTTAAGCAGCACAGCCCTTGGGCTTGACGGAATCTGGTGGGCTTTTACCATTTCAAGTATCATCAAGGGGATTCTATTCTTCATATCCTTCCTTGTGGTGGCAGGAAAGCTGCCACAGGATAAACACCAGGCCCGGCTGGAAGCGGAACTTGAATAG